In the Clostridium sporogenes genome, one interval contains:
- a CDS encoding AraC family transcriptional regulator translates to MLETNEYLCNMYRQLSQESSHSDMFQISKDIGTGEIRRMKSKQGLIFSNWNMIFDSDMNVYGKNYDQYIDFSFCIKNGVSWESPDVGKKFEIDKGQFFICHNDCFEEHICYEKGVDFEFINIKIPKKYFNGIVKENFEKDESKFIKFLMENFLKSEISPSMKRVLMELSTFKYKGAIASMFIEGKFMELMAICFNMIFEKRYNQGTKIILNKTNMEAIKEAKFIIDSQIPHSLSCEELSNLVHISLSKLCKGFKNMYGMPVHSYIIDQQLEIAASMLQQGMYNVGEVASLIGYSNMSHFSSSFRKKYGINPKEFQKSYLDNLE, encoded by the coding sequence ATGTTAGAAACAAATGAATATCTTTGCAATATGTATAGACAACTATCACAAGAATCATCTCATAGTGATATGTTTCAGATTTCAAAAGATATTGGAACAGGTGAAATAAGAAGAATGAAATCAAAACAAGGTCTTATTTTTTCAAATTGGAATATGATATTTGACTCGGATATGAATGTATATGGTAAAAATTATGATCAATATATTGATTTTAGCTTTTGTATAAAAAATGGAGTTTCATGGGAATCACCAGATGTAGGAAAGAAATTTGAAATAGATAAAGGGCAGTTTTTTATTTGCCATAATGATTGTTTTGAGGAACATATTTGTTATGAGAAGGGGGTAGATTTTGAATTTATCAATATTAAAATACCTAAAAAATATTTTAATGGCATAGTAAAAGAAAATTTTGAAAAAGATGAAAGTAAATTCATAAAATTTCTTATGGAAAATTTTTTAAAAAGTGAAATAAGTCCATCGATGAAGAGGGTGTTAATGGAATTGTCCACTTTTAAATATAAGGGTGCAATAGCTTCTATGTTTATTGAAGGAAAATTTATGGAACTCATGGCTATATGTTTTAATATGATTTTTGAAAAAAGGTATAATCAAGGAACAAAAATAATATTAAATAAAACAAATATGGAGGCTATTAAAGAGGCAAAATTTATAATTGATTCCCAAATTCCTCATTCTCTAAGTTGTGAAGAACTGTCAAACCTTGTCCATATTAGTCTATCTAAATTGTGTAAAGGATTCAAAAACATGTATGGAATGCCTGTTCATTCATATATTATTGATCAACAATTAGAAATAGCAGCATCTATGCTTCAACAAGGTATGTATAATGTGGGGGAAGTAGCATCTCTTATAGGATATTCAAATATGAGTCATTTTTCTTCATCTTTTCGAAAAAAATATGGCATCAATCCAAAAGAATTTCAGAAAAGTTATCTGGATAATTTGGAGTAA
- a CDS encoding ABC transporter ATP-binding protein/permease yields the protein MFDKVMEYAGPHKKGMFWSTILILVSVMMGVVPFILAYEIISPLIEGQSIIISYVAWRVVGVLVCLVLQAVLYAKGLSVSHRAAYSTLMRLRISLQEKLEKLPMGVIQEKGTGTLKKLFVDDVDSLELLIAHTLPEGIANLMIPVVVYIMMFITDWKLAFLSLASVPISFVAMMIMYSIGMKEMGRYYQSGQVMNNTIIEYINGMEVIKVFNREGESYAKFKGDVLNYRDLTLKWFKACWPWMALYSSLLPCTIILTLPLGSFFVLKGYSTLSNLILVLCLSISIGIPLLKALSFMPALPQLNYKITALEQVLSSEALKETNTSFNGRDYTVDFNKVSFAYKDKEVIHKVSLTAKEGEMTALVGESGSGKSTLAKLLVHYYDINNGSISIGGQNICEMSLESLNDKIAYVAQDQYLFNISIMKNIRLGKQDATEEEVMEAAKKAQCMEFIERLPKGFHTLAGDSGNQLSGGQKQRITLARAILKNAPIIILDEATAFADPENEEKIEQAITELVKNKTLLVIAHRLSSIMDAHQICIMDNGSIASKGTHSELLESSPIYKKLWNAGQESTQWQLKEKKGGI from the coding sequence ATGTTTGACAAGGTGATGGAATATGCTGGACCACATAAAAAAGGAATGTTTTGGTCCACAATACTTATATTAGTCAGTGTTATGATGGGAGTTGTACCTTTTATTTTAGCATATGAAATTATTTCACCATTGATTGAAGGACAGTCTATTATTATATCCTATGTGGCGTGGCGAGTTGTAGGTGTGCTAGTATGTTTAGTTTTACAAGCAGTTTTGTATGCAAAAGGATTGTCAGTTTCTCATAGAGCCGCATATAGTACACTTATGCGTCTTAGGATTTCTCTTCAAGAAAAATTAGAAAAATTACCAATGGGGGTTATTCAAGAGAAAGGGACAGGAACATTGAAAAAGCTCTTTGTAGATGATGTAGACAGCTTGGAACTTTTGATTGCGCATACATTACCTGAAGGTATTGCTAATTTAATGATTCCAGTGGTTGTCTATATTATGATGTTTATAACTGATTGGAAATTGGCATTTTTATCTTTAGCATCTGTACCAATTAGTTTCGTAGCTATGATGATTATGTATTCTATAGGAATGAAGGAAATGGGAAGATACTATCAGTCTGGACAAGTGATGAACAACACTATTATTGAGTATATAAATGGAATGGAAGTTATTAAGGTATTTAATAGAGAAGGAGAATCTTATGCTAAGTTTAAAGGAGATGTTTTAAACTACAGAGATTTAACTTTAAAATGGTTTAAGGCATGTTGGCCATGGATGGCTTTGTATAGTAGTTTATTGCCTTGTACAATTATATTAACACTGCCTTTAGGTTCATTTTTTGTTCTTAAGGGGTATTCAACCCTTTCAAATTTAATTTTGGTTTTATGTTTATCAATTAGTATTGGAATTCCTCTTTTAAAAGCTTTAAGCTTTATGCCTGCACTACCTCAGCTAAATTATAAAATTACTGCATTGGAGCAAGTTTTAAGTTCAGAGGCTCTAAAAGAAACTAATACATCTTTTAATGGCAGAGATTATACTGTAGATTTTAACAAGGTTTCTTTTGCATATAAAGATAAAGAAGTTATTCATAAGGTTAGTCTTACAGCAAAAGAAGGTGAGATGACAGCATTAGTAGGAGAGTCTGGTTCTGGTAAGAGTACACTTGCCAAACTTTTAGTTCATTATTATGACATTAATAATGGAAGTATTTCTATTGGCGGTCAAAATATTTGTGAAATGAGCTTAGAGTCTTTGAATGATAAAATAGCCTATGTTGCTCAGGATCAGTATTTGTTTAATATTAGTATTATGAAAAATATACGCCTAGGCAAGCAAGATGCCACAGAGGAAGAAGTTATGGAGGCTGCAAAGAAGGCTCAATGTATGGAATTTATAGAGCGCTTGCCAAAAGGTTTTCATACTTTAGCTGGAGATAGTGGGAATCAACTTTCAGGAGGCCAAAAGCAACGTATTACCCTTGCTAGGGCAATATTAAAGAATGCTCCTATTATTATTTTAGATGAAGCAACTGCTTTTGCAGATCCTGAAAATGAAGAAAAAATAGAACAAGCTATTACAGAACTTGTAAAAAACAAAACACTATTAGTTATTGCACATAGGTTGTCATCTATTATGGATGCTCATCAAATTTGCATTATGGATAATGGCTCTATAGCTTCTAAGGGAACTCATAGTGAACTTTTAGAAAGTAGTCCAATTTATAAAAAGCTTTGGAATGCAGGGCAAGAAAGTACTCAATGGCAACTAAAGGAAAAAAAGGGGGGTATTTAA
- a CDS encoding ABC transporter ATP-binding protein/permease: MIIKLIQRILKLSGKYKGRIKFAFVLAVVESILSKLPIYYAFVILSKFYNNSITTKDCLHVGIALVVTIILQMFIHNFIDKLQSAAGYMMFADKRIKLGDHLRKLPMGYYTEGNIGKISSVLSTDMIFIEEVAMSTVANMMSYILSSIILVIFMFFLHWRLGLISALTSIVATIVAWKMNQLSLKESTMRQEQSEHLTDAVLSFTEGIGVIKSYNLLGEKSSELSDNFRESKEKSIGFEEKMTPWIMNLNMIYAIGITLIFGTAIQLQQQNILSLSYLLGVLLFVFDIFGPLKALYGEASRLTVMNSCLDRIEEVLTEPELEDTGSNALPQEITTGVEISFDHVDFAYQEKKVLKDINFQMKKNTMTALVGPSGGGKTTIANILARFWDIEHGKISIRGENIRHIPLATLMDQISMVFQRVYLFKDTIYNNILMGKPDATEEEIYDASRKARCYDFIMELPDGFQTMVGEGGATLSGGEKQRISIARCILKDAPIVILDEATASVDSDNESYIQEAMSELVKGKTLLVIAHRLNTIKAADQILVISKGEIVEQGVHKELLQKKDGIYHKFCKTMEKKNNWSL, translated from the coding sequence ATGATAATTAAATTAATTCAAAGGATTCTAAAACTCTCTGGAAAGTATAAGGGAAGGATTAAATTTGCATTTGTTCTTGCTGTAGTTGAATCTATTTTATCTAAACTACCAATATATTATGCTTTTGTTATTTTATCAAAGTTTTATAATAATTCTATTACAACAAAGGATTGTCTTCATGTGGGAATTGCTTTGGTTGTAACTATAATCCTTCAAATGTTTATTCATAATTTTATAGATAAATTGCAAAGTGCAGCTGGCTATATGATGTTTGCAGATAAGAGAATTAAGCTTGGTGATCATCTTCGCAAACTACCTATGGGTTACTATACAGAGGGTAATATAGGTAAGATCAGTTCTGTATTAAGTACAGATATGATATTTATTGAAGAGGTGGCTATGAGTACTGTAGCTAACATGATGAGCTATATTTTATCCTCTATTATTCTTGTGATATTTATGTTTTTTCTCCATTGGAGGCTTGGACTTATATCTGCATTAACAAGTATTGTAGCAACTATTGTGGCTTGGAAAATGAACCAACTATCATTAAAAGAATCAACTATGCGTCAAGAACAAAGTGAACACTTAACGGATGCAGTGTTATCTTTTACTGAGGGGATTGGAGTTATAAAGAGTTATAATCTTCTTGGAGAAAAATCATCAGAGCTTTCTGATAATTTTCGTGAGTCTAAAGAAAAATCCATTGGATTTGAAGAGAAAATGACTCCGTGGATTATGAATTTAAACATGATTTATGCTATAGGTATAACATTGATTTTTGGTACTGCTATACAATTGCAACAGCAAAACATATTGTCATTGTCTTATCTTTTAGGAGTTCTTTTATTTGTTTTTGATATATTTGGGCCTCTTAAGGCTTTGTATGGTGAGGCGTCTAGGCTTACCGTTATGAACAGTTGTCTTGATCGAATTGAGGAAGTATTGACAGAACCTGAGTTAGAAGATACAGGGAGCAATGCACTTCCACAAGAAATTACTACGGGAGTTGAGATTAGCTTTGATCATGTTGATTTTGCATATCAGGAAAAGAAGGTTTTAAAAGATATAAATTTCCAAATGAAAAAGAATACAATGACTGCCCTTGTAGGGCCATCTGGCGGAGGAAAAACTACTATTGCAAATATATTAGCACGTTTTTGGGATATAGAACATGGAAAGATTTCTATAAGAGGAGAGAATATTCGCCATATACCCCTTGCAACTCTTATGGATCAAATTAGTATGGTTTTCCAGCGAGTATATCTTTTTAAGGATACTATATATAACAATATTTTAATGGGAAAGCCAGATGCTACTGAGGAAGAAATATATGATGCCTCCCGAAAAGCACGATGTTATGATTTTATTATGGAATTGCCAGATGGATTTCAAACCATGGTTGGTGAAGGTGGAGCTACACTTTCAGGTGGAGAAAAACAGCGTATTTCTATTGCACGATGCATACTTAAAGATGCTCCTATCGTAATACTTGATGAGGCCACTGCAAGCGTTGATAGTGATAATGAAAGTTATATTCAAGAAGCTATGTCAGAACTTGTTAAAGGAAAGACGCTTTTGGTTATTGCACATCGTCTTAATACAATAAAGGCTGCAGATCAGATTCTGGTTATTTCTAAAGGTGAAATTGTAGAACAAGGTGTTCATAAGGAACTCTTACAGAAAAAAGATGGAATTTATCATAAATTTTGCAAAACCATGGAAAAGAAAAATAACTGGAGTTTGTAG
- a CDS encoding lantibiotic protection ABC transporter ATP-binding protein, translating into MEKYILQTRDLCKVFKDQQAVNNISIKVKENSVYGLLGPNGAGKSTILKMLTGMIRPTSGEIIFDNHHWTRKDLVSIGALIEAPPLYENLTARENLKVRTTLLGLKDSRIDEVLRIVDLTNTGKKTAGKFSMGMKQRLGIAIALLNNPKLLILDEPTNGLDPIGIQELRELIRYFPKQGITVILSSHILAEVQLIADHIGIISNGILGYEAKINPSENLETLFTEVVKKNKRREI; encoded by the coding sequence ATGGAAAAATATATTTTACAAACAAGGGATCTTTGCAAAGTTTTTAAAGATCAACAGGCAGTAAATAATATTTCAATAAAGGTTAAAGAAAATTCTGTGTATGGATTATTAGGACCTAATGGTGCAGGCAAATCTACTATATTAAAAATGTTAACAGGAATGATACGTCCGACATCCGGAGAAATTATATTTGATAATCATCATTGGACTAGAAAAGATTTAGTGAGTATTGGTGCTCTTATTGAAGCTCCACCTCTTTATGAGAACTTAACTGCAAGGGAAAATCTAAAAGTACGTACCACTCTTTTAGGATTAAAAGATTCACGAATTGATGAGGTATTAAGAATTGTTGATTTGACTAATACAGGTAAAAAAACTGCAGGAAAATTTTCTATGGGTATGAAGCAACGTTTGGGTATTGCAATTGCACTACTTAATAATCCTAAACTACTAATATTGGATGAGCCTACTAATGGTCTTGATCCTATTGGAATTCAAGAATTACGTGAATTAATTAGATATTTTCCTAAACAAGGAATAACAGTTATTTTATCTAGTCATATTTTAGCAGAAGTTCAACTTATTGCAGACCATATTGGAATTATAAGTAATGGTATTTTAGGATATGAAGCAAAAATTAATCCTTCAGAGAATTTAGAGACTCTTTTCACTGAAGTTGTAAAAAAGAATAAGAGAAGGGAGATATAA
- a CDS encoding lantibiotic immunity ABC transporter MutE/EpiE family permease subunit, which yields MLNYIKAEKFKCKRTFGKKNTYIAPITVLLLAFLSPLFYQACAFNWWYLLILPGFIALSCYFVHQKEEKKLNYRAVFSLPIDLKKVWIAKNLMISINLFISCMVLSIGIILVGIFITGTKNIPFIKAFVASFIIALTSLWQVPLCLFLSKKLGAFGVILVNVGAGLISSISMVSKSLWWLCPYTWTTRLMCPILGILPNGLFAKPGDPLLNPNVIPVGIVISILLFLLLMLITTNWFKHQEVV from the coding sequence ATGTTAAATTATATAAAAGCTGAAAAGTTTAAATGTAAAAGAACTTTTGGTAAGAAGAATACTTATATAGCTCCAATTACCGTTCTGCTACTTGCATTTTTATCTCCATTGTTTTATCAAGCCTGTGCATTTAATTGGTGGTATCTATTAATTTTACCAGGATTTATTGCTCTTAGCTGCTACTTTGTACATCAAAAGGAGGAAAAAAAATTAAATTATAGAGCTGTATTTTCACTACCTATTGATTTAAAAAAAGTATGGATTGCAAAGAACCTTATGATTTCTATAAATCTATTTATTTCCTGTATGGTTTTATCAATTGGTATAATTTTAGTAGGTATATTTATCACTGGAACTAAAAATATTCCATTTATAAAGGCTTTTGTGGCCAGTTTTATTATAGCTTTAACATCTTTGTGGCAGGTTCCTTTATGTTTATTTTTATCAAAAAAACTTGGAGCTTTTGGAGTTATATTAGTAAATGTTGGAGCTGGATTAATTTCTAGTATAAGTATGGTATCTAAGTCTTTATGGTGGTTGTGTCCTTATACATGGACAACTAGATTAATGTGTCCAATACTAGGAATATTACCTAATGGACTATTTGCAAAACCAGGCGATCCATTATTAAATCCTAATGTTATCCCTGTTGGAATTGTTATATCTATTTTATTATTTCTTTTACTTATGCTTATTACAACCAATTGGTTTAAGCATCAGGAGGTAGTTTAA
- a CDS encoding lantibiotic immunity ABC transporter MutG family permease subunit has protein sequence MINLFRCIKSDFYKLKRTPILYLHVFIPLIGAFVFLLYYSFGSKGNIENISTYLEALSIVFPLLIGLMSGMVIEQEERAGNFQMLLSSTKCKSVTYISKLILLLLLGFFSVIIAIGVFAIGFKNMDFMFYLKEVIILFSANILLYIFHVLITFKFGRGASIGLGICGTLLSALMITGLGDSCWQWMPWAFGVRFCDYVILKIIDPLRYNILSKEVSIGILIMILEICIALISSVLWFKYWEGRESYE, from the coding sequence ATGATAAACTTATTTAGATGTATAAAATCAGATTTTTACAAATTAAAACGTACTCCTATTTTATATTTACATGTTTTTATTCCACTTATAGGCGCATTTGTATTTTTACTTTATTATTCTTTTGGTAGTAAAGGAAATATAGAAAATATTAGTACTTACTTAGAGGCACTATCTATAGTATTTCCATTGTTAATTGGTTTAATGAGTGGAATGGTTATAGAACAAGAGGAGAGAGCAGGAAATTTTCAAATGCTCTTAAGTAGTACAAAATGTAAGAGTGTTACTTATATAAGTAAATTAATTTTATTACTTTTATTAGGTTTTTTTTCTGTAATAATTGCTATAGGAGTTTTTGCTATTGGTTTTAAAAATATGGATTTCATGTTTTATTTAAAAGAAGTAATTATTTTATTTTCAGCAAACATTCTTTTATATATTTTTCATGTATTAATAACCTTTAAATTTGGTAGAGGCGCTTCTATAGGTTTAGGAATATGTGGAACTCTACTTTCAGCATTAATGATTACAGGTTTAGGTGATAGTTGTTGGCAATGGATGCCTTGGGCTTTTGGAGTTAGATTTTGTGATTATGTTATATTAAAGATAATAGATCCTTTACGTTATAATATTCTATCTAAAGAAGTAAGTATAGGAATTTTAATTATGATACTTGAAATTTGCATTGCTCTAATAAGTAGTGTTTTATGGTTTAAATATTGGGAAGGCAGAGAATCTTATGAATAA
- a CDS encoding response regulator transcription factor, which yields MSKILVIDDEEDILILIKNILSKDNHLVTTMKKAKDIPVNDFIGFDLILLDVMMPDIDGFTLCKEIRDIVDCPILFLTAKTMEQDIMFGLGIGGDDYITKPFGIGELRARVNAHLRREHREKRHIFVASDVTFNISSKEIKIDDIKVPFTKGEYAICEYLARNSGQVFSKEQIYEEVYGYDGESDSSAITEHIKNIRAKLKVFNKSPIETVWGIGYKWI from the coding sequence ATGTCAAAGATACTTGTTATTGATGATGAAGAAGATATTCTAATTCTTATTAAAAATATTCTTTCTAAGGATAATCATTTAGTAACTACTATGAAAAAAGCAAAAGATATTCCAGTAAATGATTTTATAGGATTTGATTTGATTTTACTAGATGTAATGATGCCTGATATTGATGGATTTACTTTGTGTAAGGAAATTAGAGATATTGTAGATTGCCCAATTCTTTTTTTAACAGCAAAAACTATGGAACAGGATATTATGTTTGGACTAGGAATTGGTGGAGATGATTATATAACAAAACCTTTTGGTATAGGAGAATTAAGAGCTAGGGTTAATGCTCACCTTCGCAGAGAACATCGTGAAAAGCGGCATATTTTTGTGGCTTCAGATGTAACATTTAATATATCAAGTAAGGAAATTAAAATAGATGATATAAAAGTACCATTTACAAAGGGAGAATATGCTATATGTGAATATCTTGCAAGAAATTCGGGTCAGGTATTTTCTAAAGAACAAATATATGAAGAGGTCTATGGATATGATGGTGAAAGTGATAGCTCTGCTATTACAGAGCATATTAAAAATATTAGGGCTAAGTTAAAAGTATTTAATAAATCCCCAATAGAAACAGTTTGGGGGATCGGCTATAAATGGATATAA